In Legionella beliardensis, the following are encoded in one genomic region:
- a CDS encoding Fic family protein, translating into MKINLSNLAIYPTEELYRLAVDGYYHDKTVDGIKENGWIGYERRQPGCLKALFDAMAFAITNLEDKKLTLKLILKLHQIITTNVQKLSPEVKPGEVRDNIPVGFLLNPLSVSKRGLKELLDNIEKEKKLLSKIGLIKPLRATDNAPIDEPTFRDRILDSDETISASTISEVKKRFNAKDNDDLAAIIYPNIRHYAYVGPFASARSIEHAMQHLIDIYNKRIIKAHTLQEKQDVIINLIYNLEHLHPFKDGNIRTLAIALLLRLSLQNNIQIATFEQPNIFDGFSRDEIRLKWDEAIAVTNRIINGEKYIFNFKSATIPVENQAAYEEIIGNFIKAIKASSLQSEALPKRQSFFKSFSCFGKEATEDSKFLLPKKQ; encoded by the coding sequence ATGAAAATTAATTTATCAAATCTAGCTATATATCCTACGGAAGAATTATATCGCTTAGCTGTTGATGGTTATTATCATGATAAAACGGTAGATGGGATAAAAGAAAACGGATGGATAGGGTATGAAAGACGGCAACCTGGCTGCTTAAAGGCGCTATTTGATGCCATGGCTTTTGCAATCACTAATTTAGAAGATAAAAAACTAACGCTTAAATTAATCTTAAAATTACATCAAATTATTACTACAAATGTTCAAAAATTATCACCAGAAGTTAAGCCAGGTGAAGTACGTGACAATATTCCCGTAGGATTTTTATTAAATCCTCTCTCTGTCTCAAAAAGAGGCTTAAAAGAACTGCTTGATAATATTGAAAAAGAAAAAAAACTTCTATCTAAAATAGGGCTTATAAAACCTCTAAGGGCGACTGACAACGCACCCATAGATGAGCCTACTTTTAGAGATAGAATATTAGATTCAGATGAAACAATTTCAGCATCTACCATATCCGAAGTTAAAAAAAGATTTAATGCCAAGGATAATGATGACTTGGCGGCTATTATTTACCCAAATATCAGGCACTATGCGTATGTAGGACCTTTTGCTAGTGCAAGGTCAATTGAGCACGCCATGCAGCATTTAATTGATATTTACAATAAGAGAATAATAAAAGCGCACACCTTGCAAGAAAAACAAGATGTAATAATTAACTTAATATATAACCTTGAGCATCTGCACCCCTTTAAAGACGGAAATATAAGAACTTTAGCTATCGCTTTACTATTACGATTATCATTACAAAATAATATCCAAATCGCTACTTTTGAACAACCTAATATATTTGATGGCTTTAGCAGAGATGAGATTAGATTAAAATGGGATGAAGCTATAGCAGTAACAAATAGAATAATTAATGGCGAAAAATATATATTTAATTTTAAAAGTGCAACTATCCCTGTAGAAAATCAGGCAGCTTATGAGGAAATAATTGGTAATTTTATAAAAGCAATTAAAGCCTCGTCTTTACAATCAGAAGCATTACCAAAACGCCAAAGTTTTTTTAAATCATTTAGCTGTTTTGGCAAGGAAGCTACCGAAGATTCTAAATTTCTTCTTCCAAAAAAACAATAG
- a CDS encoding ADP-ribosylation factor-like protein → MFDSYRNKLRGIIQKNPTIDGRNCLFELCMRLITASHNITNSEILKQKFIDELSEIIEVNLKDIKKEELITIKQEISNWLDNTDKPIPSKLMEALVKGSPEETMDDLVKGGPKETKDNLIIQLNRIKKATISADDKKLDSKNTSTPLRISFLGGSASGKTELIKQLSNQVNPELNHAFTKNHEPTIGISRYQVKNTREAFEFYDIPTEERYNSFVDANLKQSNADLVVVCVDRFNNLSLEGNNGSWGAEQYIQKVRQAANKGAEIILVQTKTDLEASGQDKTCITEEQIRAFKERYDIQGIKVSAKTGTGITELYSYLTTRRDKKMANLLTEEKQLLEKVRDKHSILFNKDRQCSFFGRLYRTEVKETWTLEQYISHAMDKNNRTREVLCQDLKWLDKHGKITKEAPEIVREIFNKLTEEKESSNRVSYK, encoded by the coding sequence ATGTTTGATTCGTATCGTAATAAATTAAGGGGCATTATCCAGAAAAATCCCACGATTGATGGTAGGAACTGCTTGTTTGAACTTTGTATGCGCCTGATTACCGCTTCGCATAATATAACTAATAGTGAAATTCTTAAACAAAAATTTATAGATGAGCTTAGTGAGATTATTGAAGTAAATTTAAAGGATATTAAGAAGGAAGAATTAATAACGATTAAACAAGAAATCTCAAATTGGCTTGATAATACAGATAAACCTATTCCTTCTAAATTAATGGAAGCTTTAGTAAAGGGAAGTCCTGAAGAAACAATGGACGATTTAGTAAAGGGAGGTCCTAAAGAAACAAAAGATAATTTAATTATTCAATTAAATAGAATAAAAAAGGCTACTATTTCTGCTGACGATAAGAAATTAGACTCAAAAAATACCTCTACACCTCTTCGAATTAGCTTTTTAGGGGGTAGCGCTTCAGGAAAAACAGAGCTTATTAAACAATTATCAAACCAGGTTAATCCTGAACTAAATCACGCCTTTACTAAAAACCATGAACCTACTATCGGTATAAGCCGATATCAAGTAAAAAATACACGGGAGGCTTTTGAATTTTATGATATACCTACTGAGGAAAGATATAATAGCTTTGTAGATGCTAATCTTAAACAATCGAATGCCGATTTAGTTGTTGTTTGTGTAGATAGATTTAATAATCTATCACTTGAGGGTAATAATGGTAGTTGGGGGGCTGAGCAATATATTCAGAAAGTTCGGCAAGCTGCAAATAAAGGTGCAGAAATTATCCTTGTTCAAACTAAAACAGATTTAGAAGCTTCAGGGCAAGATAAGACTTGTATTACTGAAGAACAGATTAGAGCATTTAAAGAAAGATACGACATACAGGGAATTAAAGTTAGTGCGAAAACTGGAACAGGTATTACAGAATTATATTCTTATCTGACTACAAGAAGAGATAAAAAAATGGCAAATCTTCTTACTGAAGAAAAACAACTTTTAGAGAAAGTACGAGATAAACACAGTATACTATTTAATAAGGATAGACAATGCTCTTTTTTTGGAAGGCTTTACCGCACAGAAGTAAAAGAAACCTGGACTCTAGAGCAATATATTAGCCATGCAATGGATAAAAATAATAGAACTAGAGAAGTATTATGTCAAGACCTTAAATGGCTTGATAAGCACGGTAAGATAACTAAAGAAGCACCTGAAATAGTTCGAGAAATATTTAACAAGCTAACTGAAGAAAAAGAATCTAGTAATAGAGTATCTTATAAGTAG
- a CDS encoding protein kinase domain-containing protein, whose translation MREIEHVVLPDATELAHNPREHFEYLKKLESFINRYNEADKTDNQLNWTLLEVIIQITDEIVNAYHNKPVFDDRYYHLFGGWYKRNYDLINEYAKELREQAKLENTAGNILSPPAVKIWQKKTKPKSIFSKERSDQYLELDLPIAKIEEARVRAVQLKYKDRDANTTLRDCLYQLEATVFSILSRDADILSEKDLMRKRLYHLLEQTSAALGRLSTRDEALFEIGKITPQFPDKIINPASEGKSRFEEIIVQLYTTQDDFSHNGFNLHYLGGNNNRNWIASHDSDGRTYVIRLEKADDPPTEYLLIDELKKNKQTSPFIAQDFFYHPTQRVNELGRPINLAISEYCPQGNLIHYIQSNFPATELASIACAIADITRQIAEMALVFKQNGFSYMDIKAENFLVRNNGAVITADLKSILLIEDEHISRPLIVSTVCNMAPEHRLKRLELMDPEKYMVYQIGLLLYDLATNQQNKDEVIDKLLDDKDLENTLALDFSSDIFQTPLGVQITELINAMINKDHVARLTLDAVIQKCKEISTLKPDHTSTLSTSSSTVSLIDEVDDNARTVYMKP comes from the coding sequence ATGCGAGAAATTGAACACGTCGTTTTACCTGATGCAACAGAATTAGCTCACAACCCACGGGAGCATTTCGAATATTTAAAAAAATTAGAGAGTTTTATCAATCGTTATAATGAAGCTGATAAAACGGATAATCAATTAAACTGGACCTTGTTAGAAGTTATTATTCAAATAACCGATGAAATAGTTAATGCTTATCATAATAAACCTGTTTTTGATGATAGATATTATCATTTATTTGGTGGCTGGTATAAACGAAACTATGACTTGATTAATGAATATGCTAAAGAGTTAAGAGAGCAAGCTAAATTAGAAAATACAGCTGGGAATATTTTGTCTCCTCCTGCTGTTAAAATTTGGCAAAAGAAGACCAAGCCAAAATCAATCTTTAGCAAAGAACGTTCAGATCAGTATTTAGAACTGGATTTACCAATCGCTAAGATTGAAGAGGCCAGAGTTCGTGCTGTTCAATTAAAATATAAAGACCGAGATGCAAATACAACACTACGAGATTGCCTTTATCAATTAGAGGCAACCGTGTTCAGTATATTAAGCCGTGACGCTGATATTTTATCTGAAAAAGATCTGATGCGTAAGCGATTATACCACTTACTAGAACAAACAAGTGCGGCTTTGGGTCGATTGTCGACTCGTGATGAGGCTCTTTTTGAAATAGGGAAAATTACCCCACAATTTCCTGATAAGATCATTAACCCTGCAAGTGAAGGAAAATCACGTTTCGAAGAAATAATTGTACAACTTTATACAACACAAGATGATTTTTCTCACAACGGGTTTAACCTTCATTACCTAGGCGGTAATAATAATCGAAATTGGATAGCGTCGCATGATTCAGATGGAAGAACCTATGTTATACGTTTAGAAAAAGCAGACGATCCACCTACTGAATATTTATTAATAGATGAGCTTAAAAAAAATAAGCAAACATCGCCCTTTATTGCGCAAGATTTTTTCTATCATCCAACTCAAAGAGTAAACGAACTTGGTAGACCTATTAACTTAGCTATTTCCGAATATTGCCCACAAGGAAATCTCATTCATTATATTCAATCTAATTTTCCAGCGACTGAGTTAGCTTCTATAGCGTGTGCTATAGCGGATATTACGCGACAAATAGCAGAAATGGCATTAGTTTTCAAACAAAATGGTTTTTCTTATATGGACATCAAAGCTGAAAATTTTTTAGTACGTAATAATGGGGCAGTTATTACCGCTGATTTAAAATCTATTTTATTAATAGAAGATGAGCATATTTCTAGACCTCTTATTGTATCCACTGTATGCAATATGGCTCCTGAGCATAGGCTAAAACGTTTAGAATTAATGGATCCTGAAAAATACATGGTTTATCAAATCGGTTTACTGTTGTATGACTTAGCAACTAATCAGCAAAATAAAGACGAAGTTATTGACAAATTGCTAGACGATAAGGATTTAGAAAATACCTTAGCACTTGATTTTTCTTCAGATATATTTCAAACACCTTTAGGAGTACAAATTACTGAGCTTATTAACGCAATGATTAATAAAGATCACGTAGCACGGTTAACATTAGACGCTGTTATACAAAAATGCAAAGAGATTTCTACACTTAAGCCTGACCATACGTCGACTTTGTCAACTTCCTCGTCAACTGTATCGTTGATTGATGAAGTTGATGACAATGCACGTACAGTTTATATGAAACCCTAG
- a CDS encoding IS4 family transposase, with product MLLRITLSQGQAMHVSKIVHQLLKATIHKTRITTLSILVEGVIDCKALKLTLLGRHIKIKGKECSGINRVDRFLGNPFYQTQSIAIYRAISHHAMSGLLTPLLIVDWSSIPGSHLTRAGEHCLLRASLAAQGRSITVYEEVHPKSKEGNTKVHQTFLSRLKSLVSVDSKPCIVTDAGFKNPWFKAVLALGWNYIGRLNGAVHYDDGTGFKPLSALFEHATSKPQAAGSVIVAKTNPLTTKIYLYKKPAKRRKHRGKTGKILTNKQSRKQAKSHSEPWILTSSLTGNHIEELIINYYKLRMTIEESFRDTKSQYYGLSLNENVTLNVKRYIVWLLLAALATFIAWIVGYTAEKLKLHYDFQANSYRHRRVLSFFFLGCQVIRKRIKFQINIEDIQRNNWGILMDRKR from the coding sequence AGAGGGAGTTATAGACTGTAAAGCGCTTAAACTTACTTTATTAGGAAGGCATATAAAAATAAAGGGGAAAGAATGTTCTGGCATAAATCGTGTTGATAGATTTTTAGGAAATCCATTTTATCAAACGCAATCTATAGCGATTTATCGAGCGATTAGTCACCATGCAATGAGCGGCCTGCTGACACCTCTTTTGATAGTGGACTGGTCGAGTATCCCTGGCAGTCATTTGACTAGGGCAGGAGAACACTGTTTATTGAGAGCTTCTTTGGCTGCACAAGGACGGAGTATCACGGTTTATGAAGAAGTGCACCCTAAATCAAAAGAAGGCAATACGAAGGTCCATCAAACGTTTCTTTCTCGTCTAAAATCACTAGTATCTGTTGACTCTAAACCCTGTATTGTTACGGATGCGGGATTTAAGAATCCCTGGTTTAAAGCAGTTCTTGCCCTAGGATGGAATTATATAGGCCGCTTAAATGGCGCTGTTCATTATGATGACGGAACAGGTTTTAAGCCCCTATCGGCGCTGTTTGAGCACGCCACCAGTAAACCACAAGCAGCCGGTTCGGTCATTGTTGCTAAAACAAATCCCTTGACCACAAAAATATATCTTTACAAAAAACCAGCCAAGAGAAGAAAGCATCGCGGTAAAACCGGAAAAATCTTAACCAATAAGCAATCACGTAAGCAGGCTAAAAGTCATAGTGAGCCTTGGATCCTCACGTCTTCTTTAACTGGAAATCATATCGAAGAACTTATCATTAACTATTACAAACTGAGGATGACCATCGAAGAAAGCTTTCGCGATACTAAAAGCCAATACTATGGCTTGAGTTTAAATGAAAATGTCACACTTAACGTGAAGCGTTATATCGTTTGGCTCTTACTTGCTGCACTAGCCACTTTCATTGCCTGGATTGTTGGATATACTGCTGAAAAACTTAAATTACACTATGATTTTCAGGCTAATTCTTATCGCCATCGGCGTGTTTTATCCTTTTTCTTTTTAGGCTGTCAAGTTATCAGAAAACGTATCAAGTTTCAGATCAATATCGAGGATATTCAACGAAATAATTGGGGGATCCTCATGGATAGAAAAAGGTGA
- a CDS encoding REP-associated tyrosine transposase, translated as MRYRRAYACGTTYFFTVNLKNSKSNLLINEINTLKASLQKVRRNHPYKINAAVILPNHPHMIMTLPAGDSNYSIRWNLINGEFSKQIRLIEAINQSRRNKNERGIGKEDSGSI; from the coding sequence ATGCGATATAGACGAGCATACGCATGTGGTACCACTTATTTTTTTACAGTTAATTTAAAAAATAGTAAAAGCAATTTATTAATAAATGAAATAAATACCTTAAAAGCGTCATTACAGAAAGTAAGACGAAATCATCCCTATAAAATAAATGCCGCTGTCATCCTGCCAAACCATCCCCATATGATTATGACTTTGCCTGCAGGCGATTCAAATTATTCGATACGCTGGAACTTAATTAATGGTGAGTTTTCAAAACAAATAAGACTTATCGAGGCCATCAATCAAAGTCGCAGAAATAAAAACGAGCGAGGGATAGGCAAAGAAGATTCTGGGAGCATTTAA
- a CDS encoding ankyrin repeat domain-containing protein — protein sequence MIIKNLTSNSWDDLKKELTLVDDRKDDPDQQRKITDWCKKYIKSDFEFESLDQAKKLIDKYFAFNQQPLSAVIHEAASLGFNQFLDQALELEINNQIIDAQNEHGNTPLHLAAKHAQLKTVQCLLNHDANANITNKSNNIPLNLVTRKRSEPIDTLLFENLLKATSTQSLRLGDNTKRSPILNLVASDNFALIQQVLEKNPDAIDDKATLNENILHLAIKQPSNQVVKGLIDEDKGYYKQLILQRTSEQSTVLHLAARYNPTMMPTLLNKLQPPAFSKGQIFDLINKRDNRGRTVLHVAAKEHPELIPILVERLKSSFNQQELSNLVNKPDNNDRTALYYLKDNDESNIKLLKNIGAEQDNAKDTALLRRTRSFSM from the coding sequence ATGATTATAAAAAATTTAACGTCTAATTCTTGGGATGATTTAAAAAAAGAATTAACTCTTGTTGATGATAGGAAAGATGACCCTGACCAACAAAGAAAAATAACAGATTGGTGTAAAAAATATATTAAAAGTGATTTTGAGTTTGAATCTCTTGATCAGGCTAAGAAATTAATTGATAAATACTTTGCATTTAATCAACAACCTTTAAGCGCAGTGATTCATGAAGCAGCAAGTTTAGGCTTTAATCAATTCCTAGACCAAGCTCTAGAATTAGAAATCAATAATCAAATCATCGATGCACAAAATGAGCATGGTAATACACCCCTGCATTTAGCCGCTAAACACGCACAATTAAAAACAGTACAATGCTTATTAAACCATGATGCTAATGCAAATATAACCAATAAAAGTAATAATATTCCGCTTAATTTAGTGACTAGAAAAAGAAGTGAGCCAATTGATACCCTACTTTTTGAAAACCTATTAAAAGCAACGAGTACGCAGTCATTACGGTTAGGTGATAACACAAAAAGAAGTCCTATTTTAAATTTAGTTGCTTCCGATAACTTTGCTCTTATACAACAAGTCTTAGAAAAAAATCCCGATGCCATTGATGATAAAGCAACCTTGAATGAAAATATTCTTCATCTAGCTATTAAACAGCCATCTAACCAAGTAGTTAAAGGGTTAATAGATGAAGATAAAGGATATTATAAGCAGCTTATTTTGCAACGAACATCCGAACAATCAACCGTCCTACATCTAGCAGCAAGATATAATCCAACCATGATGCCAACCCTTTTAAATAAACTGCAACCGCCAGCTTTTAGCAAAGGACAAATTTTTGATTTAATAAATAAGCGTGATAACCGAGGTAGAACTGTCTTACATGTAGCAGCAAAAGAGCATCCTGAATTAATACCCATTCTTGTCGAACGGTTAAAATCATCTTTCAATCAACAAGAACTATCTAATTTAGTAAACAAGCCAGATAATAACGATCGAACTGCATTATACTATTTAAAAGATAACGATGAATCAAATATTAAACTTTTAAAGAATATTGGGGCTGAGCAAGATAACGCTAAGGATACTGCTCTACTTCGTAGAACACGTTCTTTTTCTATGTAG
- a CDS encoding ankyrin repeat domain-containing protein has protein sequence MYSLNKLPKLFGHQWLINIIKELDYPLDAGDIEGMCFGFAVAGLLYGLAGQSERFGELINFLKTTEVEQLKDLITQAKEKSENNDSLNSDEKMYLYLDKLLILLTQFQNPENVNKKYTQRHPEEMLPPLLHEMIDGLKENEWKKLIAIDDFSGAYSLDEISEYLTQIKLAVNNADIHHPIGFILRSASHAITLTHDPEKNLWQIMNADFEVVYSSANIEEIAKGINLSLALNMETTYFSTQIFVTDLEKDKANKLIAQLNKSESLIKIHQVTKEKAQSFHPGNKRSPTQSWLLAALFMRQGSIIQQVLENGADPNFKDFKGNTPLLILLNSNEIDLSIVKILLVQGADINIRNKNKGLFGRPLALAVEKGNTLLLEMMLSIPDIKPSQAELNYALERCITIYDKNIVDLLLKYGANPHCLIGGGTILHEAVKAKNVALVNDILDCGFFPDKLDELDETALHTAINVDSMECIESFISHGIPLFYTDENIQSMKKDSKPSSQDQSNQDSELSSDADDSDEEIAQPIQLAAELGKTKIVLRLIKAGCPCNQEVFEELEKNVSEEDMLRVKSAAKTYQMSKTPQNYSLNTSAFFDKSEDKIADAKETASRKTPK, from the coding sequence ATGTATTCTTTAAATAAACTACCGAAATTATTTGGACATCAATGGCTAATCAACATTATTAAAGAACTAGATTATCCATTAGACGCTGGTGATATTGAAGGAATGTGCTTTGGATTTGCTGTGGCTGGTCTATTATATGGCCTGGCTGGTCAAAGTGAGCGATTCGGAGAGCTGATTAATTTTTTAAAGACTACCGAGGTTGAACAACTAAAAGATTTAATAACGCAAGCAAAAGAGAAGTCAGAAAATAATGATAGTTTAAATTCTGATGAAAAAATGTACTTGTATTTAGACAAGCTTTTGATTTTATTAACGCAATTTCAAAACCCGGAAAATGTAAATAAGAAATATACTCAAAGACATCCTGAGGAAATGCTCCCCCCACTTCTTCATGAAATGATTGATGGATTAAAGGAAAATGAATGGAAAAAATTAATAGCTATAGATGATTTTTCAGGTGCTTATTCATTAGATGAAATAAGCGAATATCTTACTCAAATTAAATTAGCTGTAAATAATGCTGACATTCACCATCCAATCGGTTTTATTTTAAGAAGCGCTTCTCACGCTATAACACTTACCCATGATCCTGAGAAAAACCTATGGCAAATAATGAATGCCGATTTTGAAGTCGTATATTCTAGCGCGAATATTGAAGAAATAGCCAAGGGTATTAATTTGAGTTTAGCGCTCAATATGGAAACGACATATTTTTCTACCCAAATTTTTGTAACAGATTTAGAAAAGGATAAGGCTAATAAATTAATTGCACAACTTAATAAATCAGAAAGTCTTATTAAGATTCATCAAGTCACTAAAGAAAAAGCACAAAGTTTTCACCCAGGTAATAAACGAAGCCCAACACAAAGCTGGCTATTAGCTGCTTTATTCATGCGGCAAGGGAGCATTATTCAGCAGGTATTAGAAAATGGTGCAGATCCAAATTTTAAGGACTTTAAAGGCAATACCCCTCTTTTAATTTTACTCAATAGCAATGAAATCGATCTTTCAATTGTTAAAATTTTATTGGTGCAGGGTGCTGATATAAATATTAGGAATAAAAATAAGGGACTTTTTGGCCGGCCGTTAGCTTTGGCCGTTGAAAAAGGTAATACATTATTACTAGAAATGATGCTTTCAATTCCAGACATCAAACCGAGTCAAGCTGAATTAAATTATGCACTAGAGCGCTGCATTACTATATATGATAAAAACATTGTGGATCTATTATTGAAATATGGCGCTAATCCTCATTGTTTAATAGGAGGAGGTACTATCTTACACGAAGCCGTTAAAGCGAAAAATGTAGCTCTTGTTAATGACATCCTCGATTGCGGATTTTTCCCAGATAAATTGGATGAGTTAGATGAGACTGCACTACATACAGCAATTAATGTGGATTCAATGGAGTGTATTGAATCGTTTATTTCTCACGGCATACCTCTATTTTATACGGATGAAAATATACAAAGTATGAAAAAAGATAGCAAGCCATCGAGCCAAGATCAATCTAACCAAGACAGCGAACTAAGTTCTGACGCTGACGACAGTGATGAGGAGATAGCTCAACCGATTCAACTAGCAGCTGAATTAGGAAAAACTAAAATTGTTTTGAGGCTTATTAAAGCTGGTTGTCCATGTAACCAGGAAGTATTTGAAGAACTCGAAAAAAATGTTAGTGAGGAAGATATGTTACGGGTAAAATCTGCTGCTAAAACCTATCAAATGTCAAAGACACCTCAAAATTATTCTCTAAATACAAGTGCTTTCTTTGATAAAAGTGAGGATAAAATAGCAGATGCAAAAGAGACTGCATCCCGAAAAACACCAAAATAA